A genome region from Arachis duranensis cultivar V14167 chromosome 6, aradu.V14167.gnm2.J7QH, whole genome shotgun sequence includes the following:
- the LOC107491765 gene encoding uncharacterized protein LOC107491765 — MAVYSNCLTQIPLRNYGSSLKYPKKELKARSSFVPLKKAPAVRITKVTASIKNKVYEDRSEGIVCYEDERGEIICEGYDEGPCFQRIPKASYHLPNPRDAEIRNLVIQQGWLQIAKEEEKVNNDTVESLKRDLNCNGFNSFR; from the exons ATGGCTGTTTACTCTAATTGCTTAACTCAAATCCCACTTCGCAATTATGGATCATCTCTCAAATATCCAAAGAAAGAATTGAAGGCCAGGAGCAGCTTTGTTCCTCTGAAAAAGGCACCAGCAGTGAGGATCACAAAAGTCACAGCATCCATTAAAAACAAG GTTTACGAGGATAGATCAGAGGGCATAGTTTGCTACGAAGATGAGCGGGGAGAAATAATATGTGAAGGGTATGATGAAGGACCATGCTTTCAAAGAATTCCAAAGGCAAGCTATCACCTTCCAAATCCAAG AGATGCTGAAATCAGGAATCTTGTTATCCAACAAGGATGGCTTCAGATTGctaaagaggaagaaaaagtgAACAATGATACAGTTGAGAGTCTCAAAAGAGACTTGAACTGCAATGGCTTTAACTCCTTTCGCTAG
- the LOC107491764 gene encoding uncharacterized protein LOC107491764, with amino-acid sequence MWWRSASFILDRQQNDAALRPDTSSTVTPPPPTESSSAMGLPTDHNPNISAYYQTRAAHHAVVTSDWLAQAQAAAAVAHDPPQSTSTADPDKPFSVIDVFNNWRRQPDLAEAVAAIRALAAVIRSSQASTMMQLEIELKKASDSLKAWDTTSISLTAGCDLFMRYVTRTSALEYEDFNSAKSRLIERAEKFGEISYKSRKIIAMLSQEFIFDGCTILVHGFSRVVFEVLKLAAQNKKLFRVFCTEGRPDRTGLRLSNELAKLDVPVKLVIDSAVAYTMDEVDMVFVGADGVVESGGIINMMGTYQIALVANSMNKPVYVAAESYKFARLYPLDQKDLAPALRPIDFGVPIPSKVEVERSARDYTPPQYLTLLFTDLGVLTPSVVSDELIQLYL; translated from the exons ATGTGGTGGAGATCCGCATCATTCATACTAGACAGGCAGCAGAATGACGCGGCTCTGAGGCCGGACACATCGTCCACCGTTACTCCTCCTCCACCCACTGAATCCTCCTCCGCAATGGGATTGCCCACCGACCACAACCCTAACATCTCCGCCTACTACCAGACAAGGGCCGCCCACCACGCCGTCGTTACCAGCGACTGGCTCGCCCAGGCCCAGGCTGCCGCCGCCGTTGCCCACGACCCCCCTCAATCCACCTCCACCGCTGATCCCGACAAGCCCTTCAGCGTTATCGACGTCTTCAACAACTGGCGTAGACAGCCCGATTTGGCTGAGGCCGTCGCCGCCATTCGCGCCCTGGCCGCCGTCATCAGGTCCAGCCAGGCCTCCACCATGATGCAGCTCGAAATCGAGCTCAAGAAGGCCTCCGACTCTCTCAAA GCTTGGGATACGACTTCAATCTCCTTGACTGCTGGCTGTGATTTGTTTATGCGGTATGTGACGAGGACCTCTGCTTTGGAGTATGAAGATTTTAATTCAGCCAAGTCTCGCCTAATCGAGCGCGCTGAGAAGTTTGGCGAAATCTCCTACAAG TCCAGGAAAATTATTGCCATGTTGAGTCAAGAGTTTATATTTGATGGCTGTACCATTTTAGTCCATGGGTTTTCCAGGGTTGTCTTTGAAGTTCTAAAACTGGCAGCACAAAATAAAAAGCTATTTAGAGTCTTCTGCACAG AGGGAAGACCGGATCGAACAGGATTACGGTTGTCAAATGAGCTGGCAAAGCTTGACGTTCCTGTGAAACTTGTAATAGACTCTGCTGTTGCGTATACTATGGACGAGGTGGACATGGTTTTTGTGGGTGCAGATGGTGTTGTTGAAAGTGGCGGCATAATTAACATGATGGGGACATATCAAATCGCATTGgttgcaaatagtatgaataagccAGTTTATGTTGCTGCTGAAAGCTATAAG TTTGCTCGTCTCTACCCTCTAGACCAGAAAGACTTGGCTCCTGCCTTGCGCCCTATTGATTTTGGTGTACCAATTCCATCCAAGGTTGAAGTTGAAAGGTCTGCCAGGGATTACACCCCTCCTCAATATCTGACTCTGCTTTTCACAGATTTAGGTGTTCTTACTCCATCAGTTGTTAGTGATGAGCTGATCCAGTTATACTTATAG
- the LOC107491766 gene encoding subtilisin-like protease SBT1.5: MAPCHSLLSFILTVTATLAAASPEKKSTFIVQVHHEAKPSIFPTHKHWYESSLASIINHATAAETTITDASAAVLHTYDTVFHGFSAKLSPLEAQKLESLSHVVAVIPEQVRQLHTTRSPQFLGLKTADRAGLLKETDFGSDLVIGVIDTGICPDRESFNDRDLGPVPPNWKGSCVAGRDFPATLCNRKIIGARYFSAGYEATNGKMNDTLEYRSPRDSDGHGTHTASIAAGRYVFPASTLGYAKGMAAGMAPKARLAVYKVCWSGGCFDSDILAAFDAAVADGVHVVSLSVGGVVVPYYLDVIAIGAFGASEAGVFVSASAGNSGPGSLTVTNVAPWMTTVGAGTIDRDFPANVRLGNGKIIRGVSVYGGPGLTPGRLYPLMYAGGEAGGDGYSSSLCMDGSLDPKMVRGKIVVCERGINSRAAKGEVVKKAGGIAMILANGVFDGEGLVADCHVLPAISVGARGGDDIRKYISAASQSRSPPTATIEFEGTRLGVRPAPVVASFSARGPNPESAEILKPDVIAPGLNILAAWPDNVSPSGVASDERRTEFNILSGTSMACPHVSGLAALLKAAHPDWSPAAIRSALMTTAYTVDNTGGSMLDESTGNASSVFDYGAGHVHPEKAMNPGLVYDISAYDYVDFLCNSNYTAKNIRTVTRKGADCGGAKIAGHAGNLNYPSLSAVFQQHGKTQMSTHFIRSVTNVGDPTSVYKVTIAAPEGITVTVEPETLSFRRLGQKLNFLVRVEARAVKLSPGSTSVKSGSLVWFDGKHTVTSPLVVTMQQPL; the protein is encoded by the coding sequence ATGGCTCCTTGTCACAGCCTCCTCTCTTTCATCCTCACAGTCACAGCAACACTTGCTGCCGCTTCCCCGGAGAAGAAGAGTACCTTCATAGTGCAAGTCCACCATGAAGCCAAGCCCTCCATCTTCCCAACCCACAAGCACTGGTACGAGTCCTCTCTCGCTTCTATTATCAACCATGCCACTGCAGCTGAAACCACCATCACCGACGCCTCCGCCGCCGTCCTTCACACTTACGACACTGTTTTTCACGGCTTCTCGGCAAAGCTCTCACCTTTAGAGGCCCAGAAGCTGGAATCCCTGTCCCACGTCGTCGCAGTGATCCCGGAGCAGGTCCGCCAACTCCACACTACCCGCTCGCCGCAGTTCTTGGGCCTCAAAACTGCCGACAGGGCCGGCCTCCTCAAGGAGACGGATTTCGGTTCAGATCTCGTCATTGGAGTCATTGACACCGGTATCTGTCCCGACAGAGAGAGCTTCAACGACCGCGACCTCGGCCCTGTTCCTCCCAACTGGAAGGGCAGCTGCGTCGCTGGAAGGGACTTCCCCGCCACCTTGTGCAACCGAAAGATTATTGGGGCTCGCTACTTCTCCGCCGGCTACGAGGCCACCAACGGCAAGATGAATGACACCCTTGAGTACCGTTCTCCCAGGGACTCCGATGGCCATGGCACCCACACCGCCTCCATCGCCGCTGGCAGGTACGTTTTCCCTGCCTCCACGCTCGGCTACGCCAAGGGAATGGCTGCCGGCATGGCCCCCAAGGCCCGCCTCGCCGTCTACAAGGTCTGCTGGAGCGGCGGTTGCTTCGACTCTGACATTCTCGCAGCTTTCGATGCCGCCGTCGCCGACGGCGTCCACGTTGTCTCCCTAAGTGTTGGAGGCGTGGTGGTGCCCTACTACCTGGACGTTATTGCCATTGGTGCTTTCGGGGCCTCCGAGGCTGGCGTGTTCGTGTCTGCTTCCGCCGGAAACAGCGGCCCCGGCAGTCTCACCGTGACAAATGTGGCCCCATGGATGACCACGGTGGGTGCAGGAACCATAGACAGAGATTTCCCGGCAAACGTGAGGCTGGGGAACGGCAAGATAATAAGAGGGGTCAGCGTGTATGGGGGACCGGGTCTCACTCCGGGGCGGCTGTACCCGCTTATGTATGCGGGGGGAGAAGCTGGCGGAGACGGTTACTCTTCTTCGCTTTGCATGGATGGCTCCTTGGATCCTAAGATGGTGAGGGGAAAGATTGTGGTGTGCGAAAGAGGCATCAACTCCAGAGCAGCCAAAGGTGAGGTGGTCAAGAAGGCAGGAGGCATTGCTATGATACTGGCCAATGGAGTCTTTGATGGTGAAGGCTTGGTGGCCGACTGCCACGTCCTCCCCGCCATCTCCGTGGGTGCTCGCGGAGGCGACGACATCAGGAAATACATCTCAGCGGCGTCACAGTCGCGGTCACCACCCACAGCCACAATAGAGTTTGAGGGTACAAGGCTTGGAGTGAGGCCAGCCCCAGTGGTGGCATCTTTCTCTGCTCGTGGGCCCAACCCCGAATCCGCTGAGATTCTGAAGCCCGATGTGATAGCTCCCGGGCTCAACATCCTGGCTGCATGGCCCGATAATGTTAGCCCTTCTGGGGTTGCCTCCGATGAGCgcaggactgagttcaacaTTCTTTCAGGCACTTCAATGGCATGTCCCCATGTTTCTGGTTTGGCTGCACTGCTGAAGGCGGCCCACCCTGATTGGAGCCCCGCCGCCATCAGGTCCGCCCTCATGACCACTGCTTACACGGTCGACAACACAGGAGGTTCAATGCTGGATGAGTCCACTGGGAACGCCTCCTCTGTTTTCGACTATGGTGCTGGCCATGTTCATCCCGAGAAGGCCATGAACCCTGGCTTGGTTTACGACATCTCCGCCTATGATTATGTGGACTTCTTGTGCAACTCCAATTACACTGCCAAGAATATCAGGACCGTCACTAGAAAGGGTGCCGACTGCGGCGGTGCCAAGATTGCCGGTCATGCTGGCAATTTGAATTACCCATCCCTGTCTGCTGTGTTCCAGCAACACGGGAAGACACAGATGTCAACGCACTTCATTAGGAGCGTGACCAATGTAGGGGACCCAACTTCagtttacaaggtgaccattgCAGCCCCGGAGGGAATAACAGTCACAGTGGAGCCGGAGACACTTTCTTTCAGGAGGTTGGGTCAGAAATTGAACTTCCTAGTGAGAGTGGAAGCCCGGGCAGTTAAGCTTTCGCCCGGGAGTACGAGTGTGAAGAGTGGTTCCCTTGTTTGGTTTGATGGCAAGCACACTGTCACAAGTCCCTTGGTTGTCACAATGCAGCAACCTCTCTAG